The proteins below come from a single Aphanothece sacrum FPU1 genomic window:
- a CDS encoding N-acetylmuramoyl-L-alanine amidase, translated as MGCLLTFYYVFKMKAILGLTLSSLIMVETSFMGVSLAQVKPSLSLVYPPNNHQTNSDKIFLIGTASPQGEVIINEQRIERSKAGHFAPSFPLKLGENKFNLRYNNETINVTVNRVSSSFQIPQEVAFADNSLLPNQNITRLTNELVCFSAIAAPDAKVSVKIADQNIALLPGYQIIKLPANSAILTDQISPIVTPLIEYQGCTKFLNSGQFNYPIFQLTLNNKTITQTAQGTVEIIERNELEIIEISNSAIIRTGPSSEHSRLTPLPKGTLATVTGKEGEWLRLDYGAWVNKNETKLLPITKPPHALIRGIKFQSLNEATKIIFPLDIPVPMSVKQESNRLILTLHNTTAETDTIKLDYGPYIKHFSWQQINPNAIEYTLELNSDQQWGYELNYEGTNLIFTLRHPPKLNSNNSQSLQDLSILLDPGHGGKETGAIGPTGYPEKNVNLRVSQLLKQELLKMGATVYMTRETDQEVSLNQRVELINKLKPTIAISIHYNALPDEGDAMNTKGIGVFWYHPQAENISKFLHNYLVEKANRPSYGVFWNNLALTRPHTTPAILLELGFMINPTEFEWVTNPQEQEKLAQILANGIREWFTKVSLK; from the coding sequence ATGGGTTGCTTACTTACTTTTTATTATGTATTCAAAATGAAAGCAATATTAGGATTGACTCTTTCTAGTTTAATTATGGTAGAAACCAGTTTTATGGGAGTTTCTCTGGCTCAAGTTAAACCCTCATTGTCTTTAGTTTATCCACCTAATAATCATCAAACAAACTCTGATAAAATTTTCTTAATTGGAACGGCTTCTCCTCAAGGAGAAGTAATTATTAATGAACAAAGAATTGAACGAAGTAAAGCAGGACATTTTGCCCCAAGTTTTCCTTTAAAATTGGGAGAGAATAAATTTAATTTACGCTATAATAATGAGACAATTAATGTAACCGTAAATCGTGTTTCTTCAAGTTTCCAAATTCCTCAAGAAGTGGCTTTTGCTGATAATTCTTTACTTCCTAATCAAAACATTACACGCTTGACTAATGAGCTAGTTTGTTTTAGTGCGATCGCGGCTCCTGATGCTAAAGTTTCCGTTAAAATTGCTGATCAAAATATTGCTTTATTACCCGGTTATCAAATAATTAAATTACCCGCTAATTCTGCTATTTTAACAGATCAAATTTCTCCTATAGTTACTCCACTTATTGAATATCAAGGATGCACAAAATTCTTAAATTCTGGTCAATTTAATTATCCTATATTTCAGTTAACTTTAAATAATAAAACTATTACCCAAACAGCACAAGGAACGGTTGAAATTATTGAACGTAATGAATTAGAAATTATTGAAATTTCTAATTCAGCCATAATTCGTACCGGCCCAAGTTCAGAGCATTCTCGTTTAACTCCCTTACCTAAAGGGACATTAGCTACTGTTACGGGAAAAGAAGGAGAATGGTTACGATTAGATTATGGGGCCTGGGTGAATAAAAATGAGACAAAATTATTACCTATTACAAAACCTCCTCATGCTTTAATTAGAGGGATTAAATTTCAATCACTAAATGAAGCCACAAAAATTATCTTTCCCTTAGATATTCCCGTTCCTATGAGTGTCAAACAGGAAAGTAATAGACTAATATTAACTTTACATAATACAACGGCAGAAACTGATACTATCAAGCTTGACTATGGGCCATATATTAAACATTTTAGTTGGCAACAAATTAATCCTAATGCCATTGAATATACATTAGAATTAAACTCTGATCAACAATGGGGTTATGAGTTAAACTATGAAGGAACTAACTTAATTTTTACCCTACGACATCCTCCCAAATTAAACTCTAATAATTCTCAATCTTTGCAAGATTTAAGCATATTATTAGATCCTGGACATGGAGGTAAAGAAACAGGTGCTATCGGGCCAACTGGTTATCCAGAAAAAAATGTAAATTTAAGAGTTTCTCAGTTATTAAAACAAGAATTATTAAAAATGGGAGCAACAGTTTATATGACAAGAGAAACCGATCAAGAAGTATCATTAAACCAAAGAGTAGAGTTAATTAATAAACTCAAACCCACCATAGCAATTTCCATTCATTATAATGCTTTACCCGATGAGGGTGATGCTATGAATACAAAAGGAATTGGTGTATTTTGGTATCATCCACAAGCTGAAAATATCTCAAAATTTTTGCATAATTATTTAGTAGAAAAAGCTAATCGTCCTTCTTATGGAGTGTTTTGGAATAATTTAGCTTTAACCCGTCCCCACACAACTCCAGCAATTTTATTAGAATTAGGATTTATGATTAATCCCACTGAATTTGAATGGGTAACAAATCCTCAAGAACAAGAAAAATTAGCCCAAATATTAGCTAATGGGATTAGGGAATGGTTTACCAAAGTTTCTTTAAAATAA
- a CDS encoding alpha-amylase family glycosyl hydrolase, which translates to MSQNLAPSLYQINTRVWLNQLSHQLGRHATLDDIPDTELDKLANLGFNWVYFLSVWQTGEVARQVSRTNPQWLAEYRELLPDLKEEDISGSGFAITSYTLNTSLGESDSLIRLRDRLHQRGLKLMLDFVPNHTAPDHHWTKSHPDYYISGNETLLAQQPQNYIKIDSAEGSRILAYGRDPYFDGWPDTLQLNYGNLELQTALINELLTIAQWCDGLRCDMAMLVLPEIFERTWGIPTEPFWPKAIPQIRQQHPDFVFMAEVYWDMEWTLQQQGFDYTYDKKLYDRLEHQIARPVREHFWADLDYQSKSARFLENHDEPRAAATFAPDVHQAAAILSFFCPGLRFFHQGQLQGWTKKISVHLGRGPQQPTDTGLEKFYGQLLEGLRLNAVREGKWQLLECKPAWGDNWTWDCFIAFAWQGNEGERVIVVVNYAGNQSQCYIPLPWSNLAGQRFKLQDIMGGTSYEVDGDNLVTPGLYLDFSAWGYQVLKF; encoded by the coding sequence ATGTCTCAGAATCTTGCTCCTTCCCTATATCAGATCAATACTCGTGTTTGGCTTAATCAACTTTCTCATCAACTTGGTCGTCATGCTACCCTCGATGACATCCCAGATACAGAACTAGATAAACTCGCTAATTTAGGGTTTAATTGGGTTTATTTCCTCAGTGTCTGGCAAACTGGAGAAGTGGCACGTCAAGTTTCCCGTACTAACCCACAATGGTTGGCTGAATATAGAGAACTATTACCCGACCTAAAAGAAGAAGACATCAGTGGATCAGGATTTGCTATTACCAGTTACACTTTAAATACCAGTTTAGGCGAATCCGACTCATTAATTCGTCTACGCGATCGCCTTCATCAACGGGGCCTGAAATTGATGTTAGATTTTGTCCCTAACCATACTGCCCCCGATCATCATTGGACTAAATCTCACCCTGATTATTATATCTCTGGGAACGAAACCTTACTGGCACAACAACCCCAAAATTATATTAAGATAGACTCTGCCGAAGGTTCAAGAATTCTCGCTTATGGTCGTGATCCTTATTTTGATGGTTGGCCTGACACTCTACAACTTAATTATGGTAATTTAGAGTTACAAACAGCCTTAATCAATGAATTATTAACGATAGCCCAATGGTGTGATGGTTTACGCTGTGACATGGCCATGTTAGTCTTACCCGAAATTTTTGAAAGAACTTGGGGTATTCCCACCGAACCGTTTTGGCCCAAAGCTATCCCCCAAATAAGACAACAACATCCCGATTTTGTCTTTATGGCCGAGGTTTATTGGGATATGGAATGGACATTGCAACAACAAGGATTTGATTATACCTACGATAAAAAATTGTATGATCGTCTTGAACATCAGATTGCTCGTCCGGTTCGGGAACATTTTTGGGCTGATCTCGATTATCAGAGTAAATCTGCCCGTTTTTTAGAAAATCATGATGAACCCCGCGCTGCGGCTACTTTTGCCCCTGATGTTCACCAAGCAGCCGCAATTTTAAGCTTTTTCTGTCCAGGGTTGCGCTTTTTTCATCAAGGGCAGTTACAAGGATGGACGAAAAAGATATCGGTTCACTTGGGACGAGGGCCTCAACAACCCACTGATACTGGTTTAGAGAAATTTTACGGTCAACTGCTTGAAGGGTTGCGCTTAAATGCGGTTCGGGAGGGAAAATGGCAATTATTAGAGTGTAAACCAGCTTGGGGGGATAATTGGACTTGGGATTGTTTTATTGCCTTTGCTTGGCAAGGAAACGAGGGAGAACGGGTGATCGTTGTAGTGAATTATGCCGGAAACCAGAGTCAATGTTATATTCCCCTTCCTTGGTCAAACTTAGCTGGTCAACGGTTTAAACTTCAGGACATCATGGGTGGTACTTCTTATGAGGTTGATGGGGATAATTTAGTGACCCCTGGTCTTTATCTAGACTTTTCAGCTTGGGGATATCAGGTACTTAAATTTTAG
- a CDS encoding sulfotransferase domain-containing protein, with protein sequence MKQLIKKLIYPVYSITHSQPDFLIIGTQRSGVTSLYQYLKQHSQILVTNPLKETYYFDVPENINKGFGWYLSHFPNKIQKGNKLTFEASPSYLYYPQIPQLIKQYLGNIKMIALLRNPSERAYSAWQMFHSYSRNSYAHLRTKADTRTFSQAIEEELNPDSNSAKYSYDYLKRGQYFNQLENYYNHFDREKILILSFDQLREDLSSLLNNLCNFLEIESFSLEQITKLQQEKYAVTSYEKNPNDEEVIAKLQNYFAGYNEKLYEVLGQDFKW encoded by the coding sequence ATGAAACAACTTATTAAAAAGCTTATCTATCCTGTTTATTCCATTACCCACTCACAACCCGACTTCTTGATTATAGGCACTCAAAGATCTGGTGTGACATCCCTCTATCAATATCTCAAACAACATTCTCAAATTTTAGTGACCAACCCATTGAAAGAAACTTATTATTTTGATGTTCCTGAAAATATAAATAAAGGGTTCGGTTGGTACTTGAGTCATTTTCCTAATAAAATCCAAAAAGGTAATAAACTCACCTTTGAAGCTTCACCAAGCTATCTATACTATCCTCAGATTCCTCAATTAATTAAGCAATATTTAGGCAATATAAAGATGATAGCACTCTTGAGAAATCCTAGTGAGCGTGCTTATTCAGCTTGGCAAATGTTTCATAGTTATAGTAGAAACTCCTACGCTCACCTCAGAACAAAAGCTGATACAAGGACATTCTCTCAAGCGATAGAGGAAGAACTTAATCCCGATTCTAATAGTGCTAAATATTCCTATGATTATCTTAAAAGAGGTCAGTACTTTAATCAACTAGAAAATTACTACAATCATTTTGATCGAGAAAAGATTCTTATTCTCAGTTTCGATCAGTTGCGAGAAGATTTAAGTTCACTCCTCAATAATCTCTGTAATTTTTTAGAAATTGAATCCTTTTCTTTAGAACAAATCACTAAGTTACAACAAGAAAAATATGCGGTAACATCATATGAAAAAAATCCAAATGATGAAGAAGTAATAGCAAAACTACAAAATTATTTTGCGGGTTATAATGAAAAACTATATGAAGTTTTAGGACAAGATTTTAAGTGGTGA
- a CDS encoding sulfotransferase domain-containing protein, whose protein sequence is MGNRLTFEASPNYLYYEFVPERIKKDLGILKMIAILREPVSRAYSGWQMFHSFENIDNAHLKPFFDKRNFSEAVEEEFQSDFDYNKYPFRYDYVGRGRYVEQLENYCHHFGKENLLVLNFTDIHKNIPLILDQVCKFLNLNPFPEEIIQKIQTEKYNSGKYKSDKTPEDEQTIENLKSYFAPYNEKLYDFLGNRYNW, encoded by the coding sequence TTGGGAAATAGGTTAACTTTTGAAGCTTCTCCTAACTATCTCTACTATGAGTTTGTGCCTGAGCGAATCAAAAAAGATTTGGGCATTTTGAAAATGATTGCTATCTTGAGAGAACCTGTTTCTCGTGCTTATTCAGGCTGGCAGATGTTTCATAGTTTCGAGAATATTGATAACGCTCATTTGAAGCCTTTTTTTGATAAAAGAAATTTTTCTGAAGCAGTAGAAGAAGAATTTCAATCTGATTTTGACTATAATAAATATCCTTTTCGTTATGATTATGTCGGCCGAGGTAGATATGTCGAACAGCTAGAAAATTATTGTCACCATTTTGGCAAAGAAAATCTGTTAGTCTTGAATTTTACGGACATTCATAAAAATATACCCTTAATTCTTGATCAGGTTTGCAAATTTTTAAATCTTAATCCTTTTCCAGAAGAAATTATTCAGAAAATTCAAACTGAGAAGTATAATAGTGGGAAGTATAAATCGGACAAAACTCCCGAAGATGAACAAACAATAGAAAACTTGAAGTCGTATTTCGCTCCTTATAATGAAAAACTTTATGATTTTCTAGGAAATCGCTATAACTGGTAA
- a CDS encoding CatB-related O-acetyltransferase, producing the protein MVLIFGIKLGLFLRMSLSKLNNTALKLGMRLKYPEYYKNDNYIHPLSNIGNFTTIERGTNINGPAFIASSIEAPCSIGKFCAIGHNLRIRPRNHYTGFVNMNDKFQNRYKFPNLSSFKGKVIIGNNCWIADNVIILGGVKIGDGVVLGAGSIVTKDIPPYSIAAGSPAKIIKKRFSEEIIQQLLEINWWDWTDEKIIKNRKFFELDLSLNGEVDLKSIIID; encoded by the coding sequence ATGGTTCTTATATTTGGAATAAAACTGGGCTTGTTTCTTAGAATGAGCTTATCTAAGCTTAATAATACAGCTTTAAAACTAGGTATGCGACTAAAGTATCCAGAGTATTATAAAAATGATAATTATATTCATCCCTTATCAAATATTGGCAATTTTACGACAATTGAGCGGGGAACTAATATTAATGGACCTGCTTTTATAGCTAGTTCAATAGAAGCTCCTTGCTCTATTGGAAAGTTCTGTGCAATAGGACATAATCTGCGAATTAGACCAAGGAATCACTATACTGGATTTGTAAATATGAATGATAAGTTTCAAAACCGATACAAATTTCCCAATCTATCTTCATTTAAGGGAAAGGTTATTATAGGTAACAATTGCTGGATTGCTGATAATGTTATAATTCTTGGAGGTGTAAAAATTGGTGATGGAGTGGTTTTAGGGGCTGGTTCAATAGTTACAAAAGATATACCTCCGTATTCGATAGCAGCAGGCAGTCCTGCAAAAATCATCAAAAAAAGATTTAGTGAAGAAATCATTCAGCAACTTCTTGAAATTAATTGGTGGGACTGGACAGATGAAAAAATTATCAAGAACAGAAAGTTTTTTGAATTGGATCTAAGTCTGAATGGTGAAGTCGATCTCAAATCAATAATTATTGATTAA
- a CDS encoding Uma2 family endonuclease, whose amino-acid sequence MIAVIDKKLVSFDEFIDWYPENSENHYELRRGVILQMPKPRGKHSRLAGDLAFALGTVIRQTNQPYFIPKECVVKIANDTGYEPDIIVLDETAIADEPRWERESIITLSQSIKLVVEVVSTNWRDDYLVKLADYEGFGIQEYWIADYLGFGGRRYIGSPKQPTFTVCSLVNGEYEMQQFRGSDHLISPTFQEFQLTVDQIFNSCPSIGTQT is encoded by the coding sequence ATGATTGCGGTCATTGATAAAAAACTGGTCTCATTTGATGAGTTTATTGATTGGTATCCAGAAAACTCAGAGAACCACTATGAATTGAGACGAGGGGTAATTCTGCAAATGCCGAAACCGAGAGGCAAGCATTCCAGATTAGCAGGGGATCTGGCGTTCGCGCTAGGTACTGTTATCCGACAAACAAACCAACCCTATTTTATTCCTAAAGAATGTGTGGTCAAAATTGCTAATGATACGGGTTATGAACCAGATATCATTGTTTTGGATGAAACTGCCATTGCCGATGAGCCACGTTGGGAACGAGAATCGATCATCACTTTAAGCCAGTCGATTAAACTGGTGGTAGAAGTGGTTTCAACCAATTGGCGAGATGATTATCTCGTTAAATTAGCAGACTACGAAGGGTTTGGCATTCAGGAATACTGGATTGCGGATTATCTTGGCTTCGGTGGTCGGCGCTACATTGGCTCACCCAAACAACCAACTTTTACCGTTTGCTCCTTAGTGAATGGGGAATATGAAATGCAGCAATTTCGTGGGAGTGATCACCTCATCTCGCCTACTTTCCAGGAGTTCCAATTGACAGTTGACCAGATTTTTAATAGCTGTCCAAGTATCGGAACACAAACTTAA
- a CDS encoding XisI protein: MEIEQYRRIIQDLILARLQQQCSPEEVETQAVLDTEGDHYLLLHTGWRGNSRTHGCSIHLDIKDGKIWIQHDGTEVGIATLLLEQGVPKEDIVLAFHSPYMRQFTEFATH; the protein is encoded by the coding sequence ATGGAAATAGAACAATATCGTCGAATTATTCAAGACTTAATTTTAGCGCGGTTACAACAGCAATGTTCCCCAGAAGAAGTCGAAACACAAGCTGTTTTAGATACCGAAGGCGACCACTACCTCCTACTACATACGGGTTGGCGTGGTAATAGTCGGACTCATGGATGTAGCATTCATCTAGATATCAAAGACGGCAAAATCTGGATACAGCATGATGGTACTGAAGTCGGCATTGCTACACTGCTATTAGAACAAGGTGTACCTAAAGAAGATATCGTGTTGGCGTTTCACTCCCCTTATATGCGACAATTTACTGAGTTCGCTACCCATTAA
- a CDS encoding DUF874 family protein — translation MAAISEIINIPSQTLPDHTQLPESDGTFVKNFQEHPQSILLTESIWSRLQQIHPDGQFCLGQDSGIYWRITEPPEKGAEAPDWFYVPDVPPTIDGQMRRSYVMWQELIAPLIVLEFVSGDGKEERDKTPYRGKFWVYETAIRVPFYGIYEVKKAMVEMYYLTAGKYELMSANERGHYPIAPLGVELGIWPGRYKNVELPWLRWWDEQGNLLLTGEERAEQERQRAEQERQRAEQERQRAEQEKQRAERFAVQLRALGVEIDD, via the coding sequence ATGGCTGCTATTTCCGAAATCATCAATATTCCTAGTCAAACTCTTCCTGACCATACGCAATTACCAGAGTCAGATGGTACTTTCGTGAAAAATTTTCAAGAACATCCTCAAAGTATTTTATTAACTGAATCTATTTGGTCTAGACTACAGCAAATTCATCCTGATGGGCAATTTTGTCTCGGTCAGGATAGTGGGATATATTGGAGGATAACTGAGCCTCCAGAAAAAGGAGCGGAAGCTCCAGACTGGTTTTATGTCCCAGATGTGCCGCCAACCATAGATGGGCAAATGCGCCGTTCTTATGTAATGTGGCAAGAATTAATTGCGCCTTTAATTGTCTTAGAATTTGTTTCAGGAGATGGCAAAGAGGAAAGAGATAAAACTCCTTATAGGGGTAAGTTTTGGGTATATGAAACAGCAATTCGCGTCCCTTTTTATGGAATTTATGAAGTGAAGAAAGCTATGGTTGAGATGTATTACTTAACAGCAGGGAAATATGAACTGATGTCGGCAAATGAGCGGGGACACTATCCCATAGCACCATTAGGAGTAGAATTAGGAATTTGGCCAGGAAGGTATAAAAATGTGGAGCTACCTTGGTTACGTTGGTGGGATGAGCAAGGAAATCTTTTGCTGACTGGAGAAGAAAGAGCAGAGCAAGAAAGACAACGAGCAGAGCAAGAAAGACAACGAGCAGAGCAAGAAAGACAACGAGCAGAGCAGGAAAAACAACGAGCAGAGCGTTTTGCCGTACAATTACGAGCTTTAGGAGTTGAAATCGATGACTAA
- a CDS encoding protein phosphatase 2C domain-containing protein: MQDPMATIQCSNSECQASNSPENQFCDQCGTPVLKRYLWALGDWVNSYEVGQLIGDRYLFKQDKIFLDTKPGLTPQLFDEVPHHLRTYLKLFTHRLHLPQVYSYFPSPDEDKTDINVCLLEYGTIPINESGELLYPNFLPQLSEVWAEATPLRQLNWLWQIAQLWQPLEGHEMVSSLLDPSLLRVNGATLQLLELHKDEHHYHSVKELGKLWLSWVDTASPLIQEFLRHLCEYLQKGKIRHPEYLLTYLEAAIVQCGQWYEQRYQIITATDAGPTRDHNEDTCYPPSGELRETDKTALPFVIVCDGVGGQDGGEIASGLAIDSLAEEIPQRCSSTQNWQFQEWCQVLGDVVCLVNDRISQRNDDEQRQDRQRMGTTLVMVLAHGHEIYLANVGDSRIYCITPTSCHQVTIDDDLASREVRLGYLFYRDAIQYPNAGALVQALGMGNGSSLHPNVQQLIVDEDCVFLLCSDGLSDYDRVDEYWQSTIVPLLKGETDIGTVAKQLIDIGNKKNGHDNVTVGLIYSQVQCLINSETTPLSMTDIETALNGFNLSPERINDISQDTLSDLLPTTPINLAETANFPRKKLLIFLLSGIALAGITYLVWQFRHSPQENNPPPSSSMIPGFLFSSTYGKCRLG; encoded by the coding sequence ATGCAAGATCCGATGGCAACAATTCAATGTTCTAACAGTGAGTGCCAAGCTTCTAATTCCCCAGAGAATCAATTTTGTGATCAATGTGGAACTCCTGTCCTCAAGCGTTATTTGTGGGCATTAGGAGATTGGGTTAACTCATATGAAGTAGGACAATTAATAGGCGATCGCTATTTATTTAAACAGGATAAAATTTTCCTAGATACTAAACCCGGACTAACACCCCAATTATTCGATGAAGTCCCCCATCATTTACGAACTTACTTAAAATTATTTACCCATCGTTTGCACCTACCCCAAGTTTATAGCTATTTTCCGAGTCCCGATGAAGATAAAACCGATATTAATGTCTGTTTACTAGAATATGGCACAATTCCGATTAATGAGTCTGGGGAGTTACTTTATCCCAATTTTCTGCCTCAATTAAGCGAAGTTTGGGCAGAAGCGACCCCACTACGACAACTTAACTGGTTATGGCAAATAGCCCAATTATGGCAACCCCTAGAAGGACATGAGATGGTATCTAGTTTGCTTGATCCGTCTTTACTCAGGGTTAATGGGGCCACTCTTCAATTATTGGAACTCCACAAAGACGAACATCATTATCACAGTGTTAAAGAATTAGGAAAACTTTGGTTATCTTGGGTGGATACAGCTTCTCCTTTAATTCAAGAATTTTTACGACACCTATGCGAATATTTACAAAAGGGAAAAATTCGCCATCCTGAATACTTATTAACTTATCTTGAAGCCGCTATCGTTCAGTGTGGTCAATGGTACGAACAAAGATATCAAATAATTACGGCCACGGATGCAGGGCCAACCCGCGATCATAATGAAGATACCTGTTATCCCCCTAGTGGAGAATTGAGAGAAACCGATAAAACCGCTTTACCCTTTGTTATTGTTTGTGATGGGGTAGGGGGACAAGATGGGGGAGAAATTGCCTCTGGGTTAGCTATTGATAGTTTAGCTGAAGAAATCCCTCAGCGATGCTCATCAACACAAAATTGGCAGTTTCAGGAGTGGTGTCAGGTATTAGGGGATGTGGTTTGTTTGGTTAATGATCGTATTAGTCAGCGTAATGATGACGAACAACGACAAGATCGACAGCGCATGGGAACTACCCTAGTGATGGTCTTGGCCCATGGCCATGAGATATATTTAGCAAACGTGGGAGATTCTCGTATTTATTGCATCACCCCTACTAGTTGTCATCAAGTCACTATTGATGATGATCTTGCTTCTAGAGAGGTACGTTTAGGCTATTTATTTTATCGGGATGCGATTCAATATCCTAATGCGGGGGCTTTAGTTCAAGCTTTGGGGATGGGCAATGGTTCATCCCTTCATCCCAATGTACAACAGTTAATTGTGGATGAAGATTGTGTATTTTTGCTCTGTTCTGATGGTTTAAGCGATTATGATCGAGTGGATGAGTATTGGCAAAGTACTATAGTTCCTTTATTAAAAGGGGAAACCGATATAGGGACGGTTGCTAAGCAATTAATTGATATTGGCAACAAAAAAAACGGACATGATAATGTAACGGTGGGATTGATTTATTCTCAAGTCCAATGTCTTATTAATAGTGAAACTACCCCCCTATCTATGACAGACATTGAAACAGCTTTGAATGGTTTTAACTTATCACCAGAACGAATAAATGATATATCTCAGGATACTCTGTCGGATTTACTCCCGACAACCCCCATAAATCTGGCTGAAACTGCTAATTTTCCGAGGAAAAAGCTGTTAATCTTCTTGTTGAGTGGGATAGCATTAGCAGGGATAACTTATTTAGTTTGGCAATTTAGACATTCCCCACAAGAGAATAACCCCCCTCCCTCATCATCAATGATCCCAGGATTTTTGTTCTCATCTACCTATGGTAAATGTAGGTTGGGTTGA
- the rpmB gene encoding 50S ribosomal protein L28: MARHCDLTGKQANNAFAVSHSHRRTKKLQNANLQWKRVWWSEGNRWVRLRLSTKAIKTLEKKGIQAMAQEIGLNLHKR; the protein is encoded by the coding sequence ATGGCTCGTCATTGCGACCTAACCGGAAAACAGGCCAATAATGCGTTTGCGGTTTCTCACTCTCACCGTCGGACGAAAAAGTTACAAAACGCCAACTTACAATGGAAACGAGTCTGGTGGTCTGAAGGAAATCGTTGGGTTAGACTACGTCTTTCCACAAAAGCCATTAAAACTTTAGAAAAGAAAGGAATTCAGGCTATGGCCCAAGAAATTGGTCTCAACTTACACAAAAGATAG
- the crtA gene encoding cyanoexosortase A has product MTIDWRKSLQDPTSWVVALGIALAGLHLTIVDLSKELNLMSLSILAWLAIASMLWDKREDISFKSGVFSSFLGATLIVFMLLRSLSSSGYHLTFFPLVSGVAMALIASGIKQIKQYWKELVILTILAATPIFTSLLQLINLPTLTAKFSNASLWLLGFQSYREGIYLILPTGRVEVGEACSGIESILLMFFIAILFLFMIPLNRLQQIICVVLGVLLGFIINSIRVCILALLVAFSNKQSFDYWHGDDGSLIFALSSVFIFGIFCWLVYIRPMTLTSESEENIDIE; this is encoded by the coding sequence ATGACAATCGACTGGCGTAAATCATTACAAGATCCTACCTCTTGGGTAGTTGCGTTAGGAATAGCTTTAGCTGGCCTGCATCTGACGATAGTTGATCTATCTAAAGAACTTAACTTGATGAGTTTAAGTATACTTGCGTGGTTAGCTATTGCCTCTATGCTTTGGGATAAAAGAGAAGATATATCCTTTAAAAGTGGAGTTTTTTCAAGTTTTTTAGGAGCAACCTTAATTGTTTTTATGCTACTAAGAAGTCTTTCTTCTAGTGGTTATCATCTAACATTTTTTCCCTTAGTTTCTGGAGTAGCAATGGCTTTAATTGCATCAGGAATTAAGCAAATTAAACAATATTGGAAAGAATTAGTAATCCTAACTATTTTAGCGGCTACTCCTATTTTTACTTCTCTGTTACAACTGATTAATTTACCCACATTAACCGCTAAGTTTTCTAATGCTTCTTTATGGTTGTTAGGATTTCAAAGTTACCGAGAAGGAATTTATCTTATTTTACCAACAGGACGGGTTGAAGTTGGCGAAGCTTGTTCAGGAATTGAGAGTATTTTACTGATGTTTTTTATTGCTATTCTTTTCCTTTTTATGATTCCTCTTAACCGACTACAACAAATTATTTGTGTTGTTTTAGGAGTTTTATTAGGTTTTATTATTAACAGTATTAGAGTTTGTATTTTAGCTCTTTTAGTCGCTTTTTCTAATAAACAATCTTTTGACTATTGGCATGGAGATGATGGCAGTTTAATTTTTGCTCTGAGTTCAGTTTTCATCTTTGGGATATTCTGTTGGTTAGTGTATATTCGTCCTATGACACTAACAAGTGAATCAGAAGAAAACATTGATATCGAGTAA